The DNA region TCCTTCTATTTTGTCTTGACTCCCCTGTTTCCTACCCACCATATGTTCTGAAATTGCCAATCATGGGGCGCAGAAACACACAGAACACAACTATTACTAACAATGTGAAAAGAAAGCTAACTCTATCACTAAGTTTCACCAATCACCACCTCCTTTGGTTGGAAAAGTTCAATTCTGTGTCCCTTCCAATTTCTGCAGACTTCTGAAGCTTACTCATGACAGCATTCTTAAAACTGATAGCTTCTTGAATCTGAGAGCAAGACCTTTGCATTCTAGTCCCACTTAAACTACACCTAGACTCCATCATCTCGTTGAGGGTAAGCCTCTTCTTTGGCCCAGCTGGATCGGGGCGTTGCTTTGGAGCACTATGAGACCTCAGTTTGGCCTTGAAAGACTGAGTGCTGGCCATGTAGTTTGGAAAATTGTCATGATACTGCCCATAGAAGAAGTTGTTCTCGGTGCAAACACTTTTAGGTGTCATACTCATACTCATATTCGTAggtgcagcaacaacaacagatCCTCCACAACTACAAGAGTTGGTGGTGAAGCGTGGAGTGCTTTGTGCTGTGGAGAATCTGCACTCTTCTCCTGTTAAGCCCCACTCTGAGTTGTGGTAATTCCTGAGGTTTGGTATGGACAAATGAGCAAATGGGAGAGGAGAAGGAAGTGCCTGGAATGATGATGGGTCATCACCAAAATCTGACATTGAGGTGTTGCTCCTGCGAGACCTTGACTTTGGCCTGCCACTGCCAGTGTCCACTTCCACTATTTTGGGGCTCCCATCAACACTGTTTGCATTGTTCATTGTGGCATCAAAAGAAGATGATAGCCTTCTGCTTTGGATGGGAGCTATGTACACACTCTTTATGTCATCAAATCTCTCCTGCAAAACATTCCaaccaataaataataaacataactaTGCAATTTACATAACAGTGGACAGGAATTCATCTAAAATCTATGTTGTCTAGTACCATGGATCTTCGCGCTTGTGTTTGAAACCTATGAGCTTCATTGCGAGATTTCTTAGACCTTACTGTTGCTTGAGCTCTAATTAGAGCCTGCATACTATGCAGGGTTGCTGCTGCCTGCTTCCGCACTAAGTACCCTCTCACAAGTGCTTGTAACTTGACCAATCCTTTTAAGGCTCTCAATGCCTTCCTTGCCTATTTAGAAAACCCAAAGAACAGTCTCTTGTATCAGTATAATTAGTATCTTAGTACGTGCATTtcacataataattaaatattttgatcaaatcaaaatatcTCTGGTCTGAACATGTTACAGAATTATATGATCTATATCTAATCTAACTGAAAGCTAATTAAAAGCCTAGAATTTGCATATGACTAGTTCAATTTCAGCCAAAAacagtccttttttttttgtctctgtaGTTGGAGAAAGGCAAACTTACCAAATATCCTCTAAACACGGTTTGAATCTTGACAACAGCCAACCTTTCTTGTCCAGCACCACCAAACGTGGTGTCTCTGCTGTTGCCGTGGCTGGTTAGTCTAACCACTGCCACGGCGGCCTGTGCTGCAGCCACTGCGGCATCTGCGGCTGCTGCAGTGGCTGCAGCAACTGCAATAGCATGCTTATTCTgctccttctcagtttctgagTAGAAGGATTGAAGCCAAGCG from Glycine soja cultivar W05 chromosome 8, ASM419377v2, whole genome shotgun sequence includes:
- the LOC114424287 gene encoding protein IQ-DOMAIN 14-like, producing the protein MGRAIRWLKGLFGIRTDRERKENSNHSDRDSRGLCHNPTTIPPNISPAEAAWLQSFYSETEKEQNKHAIAVAAATAAAADAAVAAAQAAVAVVRLTSHGNSRDTTFGGAGQERLAVVKIQTVFRGYLARKALRALKGLVKLQALVRGYLVRKQAAATLHSMQALIRAQATVRSKKSRNEAHRFQTQARRSMERFDDIKSVYIAPIQSRRLSSSFDATMNNANSVDGSPKIVEVDTGSGRPKSRSRRSNTSMSDFGDDPSSFQALPSPLPFAHLSIPNLRNYHNSEWGLTGEECRFSTAQSTPRFTTNSCSCGGSVVVAAPTNMSMSMTPKSVCTENNFFYGQYHDNFPNYMASTQSFKAKLRSHSAPKQRPDPAGPKKRLTLNEMMESRCSLSGTRMQRSCSQIQEAISFKNAVMSKLQKSAEIGRDTELNFSNQRRW